Part of the Brachyhypopomus gauderio isolate BG-103 chromosome 17, BGAUD_0.2, whole genome shotgun sequence genome, ACTGGAACCGGTCGGACTGTAACCACATAGAGGCCTGGGAGTGGGTCTACAGCATACAGCCGTCCTACATGTCAGCCATCTGCGTCCTGGGCATTATTGGCAACGGCTCCGTCCTCTCCGTCTTCTGCGTGCAGAGGAGCCGGTGCTCCGTGGCCGACGTGTACCTGGGGAATCTGGCTGCCGCCGACCTGCTCATGGTGTGCTGCCTTCCCTTCTGGGTCGTCACCATTGTTAACAAGTTCAACTGGTCATTTGGGGAGCCCATGTGTCAACTGGTCAACCTGATAATTGGTATGAACTACTACTGCAGCGTGCTGTTCCTCAGCCTGGTCGGCCTGGACCGTTACCTGGCCCTGGCTAGGCCCATGTCCATTGGCAAGTGGAGAGGAGCCAGCCAGGCCAAGGCCGCCTGTCTGGCTGTCTGGCTTATGGGCTTCTTGCTCAGCCTCCCTGCCTTGCTGTTCCGCACGGTCCACTTCTTCCCCGAGCTGCAGACGCTTGCGTGCTACCTGGCCTACCCCCACGACGGCTGGAGGCTACGCTACAACATCACCGTCAACGTGGTGGGCTTCCTGATCCCTGTGCCGCTGGTCTCCTACTGCACCTACCACATCATCACGGCCCTCAGAGACAAGCAGGTGATTAGGCGCTCGGCCAGAAACGTGGAGAGAAGAGCTGCTTTCCTGGTGCTCGTGGTCCTCTGTGTTTTTATCCTCTGCTGGTTGCCCTTTCAGTTGTTCATGTTCCTTGACACgctttattattttaatgtcaTCTCTGGCTGTCTCTGGACCAACAGTCTAGACATAGGCACTCAGCTGGCTACCTACCTTGGGTACAGCAACAGCTGTCTCAACCCCTTCCTATATGTCATCATAGGAAAACACTTCAGGCAAAGGGTGAAAGGTTTGTTAGTACAGATGCTGACCTGTGGAGGTCGGGGTACCTCTCATGCTTACAAAATCCATTCAAGTGTGAGATATATGATGTCTTCAAGAGTGTGATTGGATGTTCTTAGAGTGATTACACACTGACCTCTGCTGTCATGTGGTTGCAATTACTAGTGAATGGGCATCAAACATGATCATCTCTTCAAATACTACATATGCATCCACTACTGTTACCTTACCTGTGATTAATACTAGCATAGTTGGTTTTATTGTATTTCTGGTTAATCTAAACTTCAAATCTtaaatttaaattattttaatttgtGATTTCTTTTATTGCAATAATCTGTAACATCTATAAGAGAAAcgttttgtttatatttatatatatatatatatatatatatatatatatatatatatataaataattttttacttTCTCGTTGTATAAGTAGAATAAAGCATTCCAAAACCATCTTCATTATGACATTGTTTCTATCTGCTCatgaaatatataaaatatgtatATGTACGGCCCATCTTACAGTTTGTTCTCCAAAAGTACATCAGCGCATACAATGAGATCCACAGAACCTATACATAGTGTATTAATCCTGCTGATGAATGTTTAGTGACTAAGTTTGTGAAGAGGGCGTAAAGGCTGAGTTATAAACAGTTCATAGCACTTGAGACCAGTGGGAGTGGAGGAATGCAGCCCTCTCTCCACTTGCTACGTTAGAGAAAGCTTCACATCTGGAAAACGCCAGCGCCATACGATCATTTGTGCTTTTTTAGAGCGTGTTTAAGATAACTAGGAGGCAAAAGTAAAACAAGCTTGCAAGGTGAGTAAACTCTGctggattttttttgttgtacTTTGTGAAAAAGGAGGTAATCTGTCAGTGTAACTGAACAAATACTCGCTAATGCAGCATATGctacaataacaataatacaataataattaGGTTTAACATGTAAAATTTAAAAAGTCTTTCTTTGCCTTTTTTATCAAAGGATGGATCAGCTTGTGTCTATGGCAACCTTGAAATTCCAAAATACCACAGATTCTCCTGACTCTCCTTCGATGATGTTCAATTCATCAGAATGGCGTCTGGTTTATGCCATCGTACCCCCATATATCTTTATTGTGTGTTTGACAGGGATCTTGGGCAATGCATTTGTGCTATTAGTCTTCTTGCTGCAGAGAAGCCGCTGGTCTGTGCCTGAGATCTACCTGGGCAACCTGGCCCTAGCTGACCTGGTCCTCCTGACCTGTCTGCCATTCTGGGCCATGAACATTCTCAACTCCTTCTACTGGGTGTATGGAGAGTTCTTATGTAAGGTGGTCAACCTGGCCATCGTTGTCAACATGTACGCAAGCATTTACATGCTGGTGATGGTGAACGTAGACCGGTACCTCGCACTAGTGTTGACCATGAAAGCAAGGTGGCTTAGGAGGAGGCGCAATGCAAaagctgtttgtgtttgtctctgGCTGTTTGGGATGTGCATGGGCATAACCACCGCACTGTACCGCACTGTGCAGTACGTCCAGTCTTTGCAGAACATTGCCTGCATTATCATCTACCCTTCTGACTCCTGGAAGGTGGCCCACGACCTCCAGCTGAACCTGCTGGGCTTTGCCCTGCCTCTACTGGCCATTGTCTTCTGTAGCTATAGCATTGTGCAGGCGCTTCGCCAAAGGAGAGAGGCCATTCATGCACAAGACGGAAATGATCGGAAGGCCACCATGCTGGTGTGTGCTGTCACCATGTTGTTCCTTGTGTGCTGGGGTCCGCTCCACATTATAATCTTCCTGGATGTACTCTGTCATTTCCAAGTGTTAGATAGATTGCAGTGGCACCATGCCTTGGACATTGCATCACAGTTTTCCACATATTTAGCATTTCTGAACAGCTGCCTTAATCCAGTGCTGTACGTGTGCACAGGCCACTACTTCAAAAGGAAAGTCAGTGAAATCTACCGGAGGCGAAAGAGTTCTGCTGGTTCTGTAGTTACCACCCTCCAGCGCTCTGTGGCGTCAACCTATGTACAGCGGAGCGATCAGATAAAACCAGTCGCACTGTAGGACCTTACCAAACAGCACAAGCATGTTGCTATATATGGGTATAAAAATTGTAACACTGTTTCTGTGTCATATTAAAAGAGGATCCATAAACAAACTCTGGTAATACAGCAAGTGTGAAGGGTTATTTGACACAAATGCTTGTCAGCAATCGCGACTCGGTTTGGACATTCTCAAGATGTTATGTGCATCTATGCTGTGTAAACAGTAACCCGTCTCTACAGCTGCAGTCATTCTGTTTATTGTTAGACACACACGTCTCATTACATACCAGGCATTAGTGTTTATGGAAGATTAAGCTGTGTAAATTGTATAAAAAGAAAGTTATTTGTGAAAAATGGATAATGAGTTGCATTTAAAAAATCTGCAATGTGTTTTGCAAATAATAAAGTTCAGTTTTATAATGCTATAGACTTTCCTTAATAACTAGTTTTTAactaaaaaagagaaaatgggGCTGTTAGCCTCCGTTTGCCCTGTAGCTTCCTGGATTCAGCCGAGGGAGTCTGTGTGAGAGCCACAGCCACATGCTGATAGCTGTTTTGAGCTGAACTGTACAAAGAGGCCCTCACAGCTGTTATTGTGGCTGAGACTAGACAGCTCTCGGGTCACACAGCTCTCATGTACACAACGTGTGACCCTTTCCAATCCAGCTAAATAAAGCAGAACCACCTCAAGCAAAATTGAAGGTGTCTGGAAACATGCTTGCAAAATGATTCACTTCAAGGCAACAACGTTTTGACTCAACAGAGCATCGCTAGAACCCAGATGGGTCCCAGGCAGACTGCACTATAGACCACATCATGTGCCACTGGCTTTTCTTCAAATGTTCTCCATCTGTTCCTCGTGGCATGTGCTGATTTTTCATCAGCCATGATCGCGTGGCACCTAATCCTCAAGCTACGTCCCAGCAGCGCTGAAAGATCTCAGACTCACAGCTGCAGCCTTCAGACACGTCTTTGCTAGCAGCACGTCCTCGAGCGCATCGACAAATTCTTCACGTACAGTGTCCGTGCACTGACACAGGGGACGCTTGCATGTACCCGACTGCCCTACTCTCTCATGTTCACCCTTGCACATCCAAGTCTCTCCCTGTATGTGACCTTTGTACTTGTGCATAGAGGGAACAGCTTGGCAGCCTATTTGGtcaacctgtgtgtgtctgacctgCTGTACACCGTCACACTGCCCACGTGGGTGATGCTGGTGCAGTAGCAGCCGGTGACCCGACCCCATCCGCAGCCTCGTCAGTGCGATCTTGTACAACAGCTTCTGTGCATTCCGCACCGGGTCTGCCACACGTGCGTGGGCCGCTGCTTTGACATAGCCAGGTAATTTCCCAGTGCAATATGCAAATTATTTTACACATATTACTGTAATTTTAAGCCAAATCGATGTCCTTTTCTTGCTTTTCCGACTTCATAATAAAGCACAGGAATCCTTTACGGAGTGGCCATTAAGcggccaccagagggaggcCACGAGCCAGGAAACAATCAGGGGCTCGTTATCCCGATGCCACTCTGGTGTCTTCAGTTCATATTGCCCTTGGTTTAGATCCCATGTGAACGTGTATAGGGGATTGGCTCTCCTATAGACCCATCATGTCTGCTTGGGTGAGTCACCTGTTCCCTCATCTCTCCACTGGTCACTCCTCTACACATCCCAACCttcattttttttctcgccACTGTTTCCAAGATTTCGTGGAAACTCAGTGGGTTGAGTCATGCTCCTCTGCTGCCTACACCCTTGGTCCAAATCCCTGTTCAGTCATTCCCCGGTGGTACCAGTTCTCCACTGGTTTTCCTCTTTTCCTTTACTCCCCTTCCTTGCTCCGCCTCCACAGCATTTGAGTCCTTCTAGGAGGGCTTTGCCCTTTGAATTGCTGTTGTTtaagaaaggtgctatataaataaacgtgCCTTGCTTTCATCATGTACAAAGTGAAACTTTAGGTTACACTTTGTTTTGATGACCCCCTATAGATTTTCTACAGATGCACAAATTGTTAAACTATTGGTTGAGGGTCATGTTTAGACATAGGTTTGGAACTAGGCTTAGGTTTTGGGTTTAAGTTAAGGTTAGGGCTGGGGATAGGTTTAAGGTTAGATTTCAGTTACAATTACAAGTTAATGTTAGTTGATCACCTTAAAAGCATCA contains:
- the bdkrb1 gene encoding B1 bradykinin receptor, whose protein sequence is MDQLVSMATLKFQNTTDSPDSPSMMFNSSEWRLVYAIVPPYIFIVCLTGILGNAFVLLVFLLQRSRWSVPEIYLGNLALADLVLLTCLPFWAMNILNSFYWVYGEFLCKVVNLAIVVNMYASIYMLVMVNVDRYLALVLTMKARWLRRRRNAKAVCVCLWLFGMCMGITTALYRTVQYVQSLQNIACIIIYPSDSWKVAHDLQLNLLGFALPLLAIVFCSYSIVQALRQRREAIHAQDGNDRKATMLVCAVTMLFLVCWGPLHIIIFLDVLCHFQVLDRLQWHHALDIASQFSTYLAFLNSCLNPVLYVCTGHYFKRKVSEIYRRRKSSAGSVVTTLQRSVASTYVQRSDQIKPVAL